A section of the Arcobacter roscoffensis genome encodes:
- a CDS encoding DUF4194 domain-containing protein: MASSIYNEFVELVNEAGLDLEDFQDITSYLLENGVICREDSQKEEKYYDNFLRLESIIKDYLNLININVVHDEDLLSIRLYAPGSDFPQSYLDDDIKSNMSMSLSSEESAYLIALAILYNQKFNEGQIEDDASVEVELEEFNTALASYLSYSANENKSVRDEALRTLRRLKVLNYAKGVFESEDAPLIIRPYIKQVILPDMLKPFLEKDEVNTTEHKDISNENE, translated from the coding sequence GTGGCAAGTAGTATTTATAATGAATTTGTAGAGCTTGTAAATGAGGCAGGGCTTGATTTGGAAGATTTTCAAGATATTACATCATATCTTTTAGAAAATGGCGTAATCTGTAGGGAAGACTCTCAAAAAGAAGAAAAGTATTATGATAATTTTTTAAGACTTGAAAGTATTATCAAAGACTATTTGAATCTTATAAATATAAATGTAGTACATGATGAAGATTTATTATCAATACGACTTTATGCTCCTGGTTCTGATTTTCCCCAGTCTTATTTGGATGATGATATAAAATCTAATATGTCAATGTCTTTAAGTAGTGAAGAGAGTGCTTATTTAATAGCCTTAGCAATTTTATATAATCAAAAGTTCAATGAAGGTCAAATAGAAGATGATGCAAGTGTTGAAGTGGAACTTGAAGAGTTTAACACAGCACTAGCTTCATATCTTTCATATAGTGCAAATGAAAATAAGTCTGTAAGGGATGAGGCTTTACGAACTTTAAGAAGACTAAAGGTTTTAAATTATGCTAAAGGTGTTTTTGAAAGTGAAGATGCTCCATTAATCATAAGACCATATATTAAACAAGTAATTTTACCTGATATGCTAAAGCCATTTTTAGAAAAAGATGAAGTAAATACAACTGAACACAAGGATATTTCAAATGAAAATGAGTAA
- a CDS encoding ATP-binding protein, whose protein sequence is MSKLILANWSNIPNREYDLSDLVFLTGETGVGKSTMLDAIQTLMTASKNGIVKYNAGQDEAQNKKRNKEYRTLQGYFAGEDRFKFSRPTGCRSTIALTFQNSPKEEEACFSALITGSVDFEESKGEKKPKLDSLKFYIIRNTQLVKEDFSNEKGQLLNHAELYKSLCNKYDKDNVIHCTDKLDYLNSLYGTLWGRLKTISSRSTKAAKAFANFIHARPVENINSFVRNEFLASKNMKEEVNSLSNTIRSLDKLKKDAREIEDSIEILNKLDSKLYALIKKWQVLGEEHFTFCHYDVLKQKNKIIQDEKKYEKLEKQIKKSQRALNKLDEEQKSLDEKLIDLNISKQSNDKVKELESIEFKLDESRKNFNTAFSNSMRLVGKIESISNDVNMVFKNPEQFEELCILLSEFKVLLEEFVNNSFNTYFINSNIDTSDIDYQITNFRLMLEKLEDSYSSLVDSFEFNEQKENLEDEYKKLIVKNNDLDEKVATLKSEIKTLEETQYYCPQHIQNSVENLRKLLPKANVHLLYEFIELKDESWREAIEGYISNNRFAVIVSSQYESQAIEVVKQHDLKLKIIQGKKVLEELSFRGKAVHEDSIINLLEVSDEKALAYLICTYSEVLQVNDSSVLPMIKRGITKDCKAASSNLLFTCKLKDQRFIFGQEAQRRTLMKMKDELELLEKDSDSITSNIDILNKVKRVLSTLKSENKLVNIEDISNISYNHKIYHETKELKALIDTSDYDQIIKQIQECNKRKESIKYETTALNQEVGADTRSLNEKTRVEQTNQKDLEDKIKKLEASRYMFQIIYNKLVVETNIGFENYEKNILDRIDIKKDYSLSENIFESLKNLHHNFDSYFTSQNLLGKVALPKPLTFEELVLCEEHFNELLTFRKDLLEKIDVKNNSLTFKYKKDIESADKQFKNIFLNDFCNAIYTNIRQGEGAIDRLNETLRKHKFGNETYKIRRFPADEELKQYEEYFKAIHETKTNLDENSLFEALDKQGFEHISKALLDKFMDNEKHINELIRISDYRNYNNYDIYQEIDGNSISLSRNGKNSGGQGETSYYIIRSINLQSALKPLEAAISSLESIIIDESFLKSNEKRSKEILSYLNESLGFQVICAMPTKNVGTFYEIESTNYHFVHHPGKSNPLSELDYTTYAEFKIRNNSMVKKLFEKEEKDLFEIAKQKAEKVYEQ, encoded by the coding sequence ATGAGTAAATTAATCCTTGCGAACTGGTCAAATATTCCAAATAGAGAGTATGATTTATCTGATTTAGTTTTTTTAACAGGTGAAACAGGTGTTGGTAAAAGTACTATGCTTGATGCAATTCAAACTTTGATGACAGCTTCAAAAAATGGAATTGTAAAATACAATGCAGGGCAAGATGAAGCTCAAAACAAAAAAAGAAATAAAGAGTATAGAACACTTCAAGGTTATTTTGCAGGTGAAGATAGATTTAAATTCTCAAGACCAACTGGATGTAGAAGTACTATTGCATTGACTTTTCAAAACTCACCTAAAGAAGAAGAGGCTTGTTTTTCTGCTTTGATTACTGGAAGTGTAGATTTTGAAGAGTCAAAGGGTGAGAAAAAACCAAAACTTGATAGTTTGAAGTTTTATATTATTAGAAATACCCAGCTTGTTAAAGAAGACTTTTCAAATGAAAAAGGGCAGTTATTAAATCATGCAGAATTATATAAAAGCCTTTGTAATAAATATGACAAAGATAATGTTATTCATTGTACAGACAAGCTTGACTACTTAAACTCTTTATATGGTACTTTATGGGGAAGATTAAAAACTATATCATCACGATCTACAAAAGCCGCTAAGGCATTTGCTAATTTTATTCATGCAAGACCAGTTGAAAATATCAACAGCTTTGTAAGAAATGAGTTTTTAGCTTCAAAAAACATGAAAGAAGAAGTAAACTCTTTATCAAATACTATTCGATCTTTGGATAAGTTAAAAAAAGACGCAAGAGAAATCGAAGATTCAATTGAAATTTTAAATAAGTTAGACTCAAAACTTTATGCTTTGATTAAAAAATGGCAAGTTCTAGGAGAAGAGCATTTTACCTTTTGTCATTATGATGTTTTAAAACAGAAAAATAAAATAATACAAGATGAAAAAAAGTATGAAAAACTTGAAAAGCAAATAAAAAAATCCCAAAGAGCCTTAAATAAACTAGATGAAGAACAAAAAAGTTTAGATGAAAAACTTATAGATTTAAATATCTCAAAACAAAGTAACGATAAGGTAAAAGAACTTGAATCTATAGAGTTTAAACTAGATGAATCACGAAAAAATTTCAATACAGCTTTTTCAAATAGTATGAGACTTGTTGGAAAAATTGAGAGTATCTCAAATGATGTAAATATGGTTTTTAAAAACCCAGAACAGTTTGAAGAGCTTTGTATTTTATTATCTGAGTTTAAAGTACTTTTAGAAGAGTTTGTAAATAACTCTTTTAATACATATTTTATAAATAGTAATATTGATACATCTGATATAGACTATCAAATAACAAACTTTAGACTTATGCTTGAAAAATTAGAAGATAGTTATAGTAGTTTAGTTGATTCTTTTGAGTTTAATGAGCAAAAAGAAAACTTAGAAGATGAGTATAAAAAGCTTATCGTAAAAAACAATGACTTAGATGAAAAAGTAGCTACTTTAAAAAGTGAAATAAAAACTCTTGAAGAGACTCAATACTACTGCCCACAGCATATTCAAAATTCAGTTGAAAATCTAAGAAAACTACTCCCAAAAGCAAATGTTCATTTACTTTATGAATTTATTGAACTAAAAGATGAATCTTGGAGAGAGGCTATTGAAGGATATATATCAAATAATAGATTTGCAGTAATTGTATCAAGCCAATATGAAAGTCAAGCTATTGAAGTAGTAAAACAACATGATTTAAAGCTAAAGATTATTCAAGGTAAGAAAGTTTTAGAAGAGCTGTCTTTTAGAGGAAAAGCTGTACATGAAGACTCTATAATTAATCTACTTGAAGTTTCAGATGAAAAGGCTTTGGCTTACTTGATTTGTACATATTCAGAAGTTTTACAAGTAAATGACTCATCTGTTTTACCTATGATAAAAAGAGGAATTACAAAAGATTGTAAAGCAGCTAGTTCTAACTTGCTTTTTACTTGTAAGTTAAAAGACCAAAGATTTATTTTTGGGCAAGAAGCTCAAAGAAGAACTCTTATGAAAATGAAAGATGAATTAGAACTTTTAGAAAAAGACTCAGATTCCATCACAAGTAATATTGATATTTTAAATAAAGTAAAAAGAGTTTTATCCACATTAAAAAGCGAAAATAAACTTGTAAATATTGAAGATATTTCAAATATTTCTTACAATCATAAAATTTATCATGAAACAAAAGAGTTAAAAGCTTTAATAGATACTTCTGATTATGATCAAATCATAAAACAAATCCAAGAATGTAATAAAAGAAAAGAGAGCATAAAATACGAAACAACTGCTTTAAATCAAGAAGTAGGAGCAGATACTAGGTCTTTAAATGAAAAAACAAGAGTAGAACAAACAAACCAAAAAGATTTAGAAGATAAAATCAAAAAACTAGAAGCCTCAAGATATATGTTCCAAATAATTTACAATAAATTAGTAGTTGAAACTAATATAGGTTTTGAAAACTATGAAAAAAATATCTTAGATAGAATTGATATAAAAAAGGATTATAGTTTATCGGAAAATATTTTTGAGAGCCTAAAAAACCTACATCATAATTTTGATAGCTATTTTACAAGTCAAAATCTACTTGGGAAAGTAGCTTTACCTAAGCCTTTGACTTTTGAAGAGCTTGTTTTATGTGAAGAGCACTTTAATGAATTGCTTACCTTTAGAAAAGATTTACTTGAAAAAATCGATGTTAAAAACAACTCTTTAACTTTTAAATATAAAAAAGATATTGAAAGTGCAGATAAGCAGTTTAAAAATATTTTCTTAAATGACTTTTGTAATGCCATTTATACAAATATTAGACAAGGTGAGGGTGCTATTGATAGGTTAAATGAAACCCTAAGAAAGCATAAGTTTGGAAATGAAACATATAAAATTAGAAGATTTCCTGCTGATGAAGAGTTAAAACAGTATGAAGAGTACTTTAAAGCAATTCATGAAACAAAAACAAATTTAGATGAAAACTCACTTTTTGAGGCTTTAGATAAGCAAGGTTTTGAACATATCTCAAAAGCCCTTTTAGATAAGTTTATGGATAATGAAAAGCATATAAATGAGCTTATTAGAATATCTGATTATAGAAACTATAACAACTATGATATTTATCAAGAAATAGATGGAAATAGTATCTCTTTAAGTCGAAATGGTAAAAACTCAGGTGGTCAGGGTGAAACTTCATACTATATAATAAGATCAATAAACCTACAATCAGCCCTAAAACCTCTTGAAGCTGCTATTAGTTCTTTAGAATCAATTATTATTGATGAGAGTTTTTTAAAGTCAAATGAAAAAAGATCAAAAGAGATTTTAAGCTATTTAAATGAGAGTTTAGGTTTTCAAGTAATATGTGCCATGCCTACAAAAAATGTAGGAACTTTTTATGAAATTGAGTCTACTAACTATCACTTTGTTCATCATCCAGGAAAGTCAAACCCTTTAAGTGAACTTGATTATACAACATATGCAGAGTTTAAAATAAGAAATAATTCAATGGTGAAAAAACTATTTGAGAAAGAAGAAAAAGACTTATTTGAAATAGCAAAACAAAAAGCAGAAAAAGTATATGAACAATAA
- a CDS encoding Wadjet anti-phage system protein JetA family protein produces MLTTQNNPDFFNVLTGANAHIVESSIIRLYSSLYGNDFIVDEVIGRKKARDIIYSVLQENPWQNDNSDTNFDNEKDKASYILRRLKDCGWIDFIMDRALLIKTFNFTKNGKKFAQTLYAASDEENISTRQRNVRATKASLESYKKSDDPADLIDAINFSKYIVSDLTDNINDVREEKNLLMKLAMEDVKVAGGKFIDFVKDKFASDIAVKFGKDSANRYILDIEDIVRDLSIEGLDKRQKKLLAHFPMYKNNPNALKNILDAIDFRLKNACDTKLPLLKREVSSYVQRGTVIFRQTNSLFFNKNKEISEVAKIIKTKNKEEKEKLLEDIGKAVKFPNLKILNLSNVKIRRKAKKNEIVSFLSPELTMPKEAYVKSTFEQQKHLAFSFSQKEIDEFLNKHFEEADKTKISNNAFEINSVKDLLISLYASDIIKHDNEKFEVRYTKNRSKNIYFETDEYIITKKENSGK; encoded by the coding sequence ATGCTTACAACCCAAAATAATCCAGATTTTTTTAATGTTCTAACAGGTGCAAACGCTCATATAGTTGAGTCTTCAATAATAAGGCTTTACTCTTCTTTATATGGGAATGATTTTATTGTAGATGAAGTAATAGGTCGAAAAAAAGCAAGAGATATTATATACTCAGTTCTTCAAGAAAACCCATGGCAAAATGATAATAGTGATACAAACTTTGATAATGAAAAAGATAAAGCCTCTTATATTTTAAGAAGACTAAAAGATTGTGGTTGGATTGATTTTATTATGGATAGAGCCTTATTAATCAAAACTTTTAACTTCACTAAAAATGGTAAAAAATTTGCACAAACTTTATATGCTGCAAGTGATGAAGAGAATATTTCAACAAGACAAAGAAATGTAAGAGCTACAAAGGCTTCTTTAGAGTCTTATAAAAAGTCAGATGATCCCGCTGATTTAATAGATGCTATAAATTTCTCAAAATATATTGTTTCAGATTTAACAGATAACATAAATGATGTTAGAGAAGAGAAAAACCTTCTTATGAAACTTGCTATGGAAGATGTAAAAGTAGCAGGTGGAAAGTTTATAGATTTTGTAAAAGATAAATTTGCTTCTGATATTGCTGTTAAGTTTGGTAAGGATTCAGCAAATAGATATATCTTAGATATTGAAGATATTGTAAGAGATTTAAGTATTGAAGGTTTAGATAAGAGACAAAAAAAACTATTGGCTCATTTTCCTATGTATAAAAACAATCCAAATGCTTTAAAAAATATCTTAGATGCTATTGATTTCAGGCTTAAAAATGCCTGCGATACTAAATTGCCTTTATTAAAAAGGGAAGTCTCTTCTTATGTTCAAAGAGGAACAGTGATCTTTAGGCAAACAAACTCTTTATTTTTTAATAAAAATAAAGAAATAAGTGAAGTTGCTAAGATTATAAAAACTAAAAATAAAGAAGAAAAAGAGAAACTTTTAGAAGATATAGGAAAAGCAGTAAAATTCCCAAATCTAAAAATCTTAAATCTATCAAATGTGAAAATTAGAAGAAAAGCTAAAAAAAATGAAATAGTGAGTTTTCTTTCACCTGAACTTACAATGCCAAAAGAAGCTTATGTAAAAAGTACCTTTGAACAACAAAAGCATTTGGCTTTTTCATTTTCTCAAAAAGAGATAGATGAGTTTTTAAATAAACATTTTGAAGAAGCAGATAAAACAAAAATATCAAATAATGCCTTTGAAATAAATAGTGTAAAAGACTTGCTTATCTCTTTATATGCAAGTGACATAATCAAACATGATAATGAGAAGTTTGAAGTAAGATATACAAAAAATAGAAGTAAAAATATATATTTTGAGACAGATGAATATATAATCACAAAAAAGGAAAATAGTGGCAAGTAG